The genome window CCTCCCGCCTTGGGACGGTAGGCCATGTGTAGACACCGCTCAGTCCTACTCACTAACGAGCCATGATGATGCCCGATGAATTCCTCCAAACGACTATCGCTCTTACACCTGAGAAGGGAGCGTCTCGGcgtgggtaaagccacacccACACCACACGGCACACCCGGCATTCCTAGCTGGGCCCTTCCGCCCAGCGGGACTCAGAACAGCCCCCTTTCCAGCTTGGTAGAGGAGAACTCAATTCTGCTTTGCTGTCTGAGGAAGCCAAAGGGAGCGAAGGAGAAAGGagcatgcttcaaaaagttcatggaaaatggaattaacagatcagtttatttttttttctaattcatgcattttttcataagatgtatttcccaggaactttttttcAGACTCCTCCTATTtacggatttcaaaatttcttacaCTGAATTCAACTTCTCTCCAATTCCATCCTCCACGAACTTTGGGCATACCCTGGCACCCCCTTACTGGCGAGGGAAATGAATGAGGGAGCCCGCAGGCGCTACCTGAAGCTGGCAGTGGGGGGAGGAGACTGGACGGAGCGCCATTTCATTTCCACTTCAAACAGTGACAGGACACCTGCTGTCTGCTAAGTCTCTGGGTCTGTGATCGCCTGACAGTGACAAGAGGTAACCAGACTCTCGTCACCCGGATCCTGGACATGACCGAGGTTCCGTGAAACACGTGAGCACGCCGactggtcagagctgggccagctgaCAGGTGCACGCAGGGCCAGCGGCAGGTGGATCAGGAAGTTCCTGAGCCAGACCTGCTGTGAACCCCTGAGGGTTATCTCCTTAACACCACCACCCCCGGAGAAGGAGCCATGGGGTCTGCTTTAGAAGCCAGTTCTTAGGTCtatgtggaatttttaaaaatttttcaatgttTCTGAAGACTAATGCTTCAATAAATTCCTTTCTTctaaaaaatgaaacacacacacccaggcccTGTGCTCCCCAGGAAAGAGGTCCGGGCTGTTTCCATGATACACCCTCGACCTTAGCCCGGAGCCTCAGGGAGGAAGTACACTCAGGTGGGTGCAAGTCACTGAAATCGCACTCCGCATCTCCCCCATCTTCACCTGGGCCCCAGTCAGCTCCCAGAAAGGTCTAGGGTGACCAATGAGGACAGGCACGGAACTGAGCAATgtgaagggaaaagaagaaaaacgaGGTCAAAGGCCCATCAGGGCAGGGAGGTGAACCGGAGACCAGCACGAGGGGCCTACGGGGAGGCCGCGGGCACCTGCTGGAagctggccaggactgggctccGAGCTTCCCGGGAGCTGGTGGCCGCCTCCTCCCCGGCCCGGGACGCCCACAGTCACAGACAGCAGCCTCAACATAGCACCGAGGGCCAGAGGAGTGTGTCTTAGAACCCAGCAGCTGCGAAGCCCCTGGCAGCCGACGCGGGCACACAgggccacagcagcagcttcTCAGGGACCACTCACCGTACCCAGCACTTCCGCCGCCTTAGACCCGCGGAGTCAGCAGCCCCTGCTGACGCCAGGACCCACTGGCTGGAAGCTCAGAGGGCTTCCGTCCCCAGGGGCCCTGCTTCTCCCTCCCAGGACTCTGAAGCACCCTGCCATGCCCCAACATCACACAGcgcacccccaccctccacccccagggcTGCATCCTCCAATCCCCATCTACACTGCCGTCAGCATCAGGCAGTGCCCGTGCAGGGAACGATGAAAACGACCGCGCACAACGGTTCGGTGCATGCGTCATGGTCCACGTCAAGGACTCCgcccctgcagcccagggggGCTCACACGAGGAGCCTCCTGTGTCTGGACCTCGCAGGCACCGCCGACTCCCACACCTACGCGGTGATCCACCTACGCGCCCAGCCGGGGGCAGGGCCGTACCTGCTGCAAGCTGCTTCCGGAAGCGGGGCAAGAGGAACGGCGGGTTCACCAGGACCAGCTTCCCGATGCACTCGGCCACCACCCCCCGGGTGCCCTCCTCGGCCCCCTCGCAGCGCTGGAACAGCAGGGCCCAGATGTCCTCGGCGTAGGGCTTCAGGCTGTCGGGCTGCGCGGCCCCCAAGGCCTCCCGCAGCGAGTGCAGCAGCAGGTACTGGCGGCGCGGCTCCGCCTCGATCTGCGCCAGCAGGAAGGGCAGGAAGTCGGGCAGGTTGCCGGCGCCCACGCGGCCCAGGGCGTAGGAGGCCGCGGCCCTCACGTCCTCGCTGGGCGAGCCCAACGCTTCCACGAGCACCGTCTTTAGCTCCCGCTGGGGGCCAGGGCCGGCCATCTGGCCCACCTCGGCCAGCGAGAGGAAAGCCAGGACCTTGACCGCCGGACTCGAGCGGGGCGACCTGGCGTCGCTGACCAGGCGGCTGGccgtgcctgctgcctcctggggacaGGCGGCAGAGAGGGCCGCCACGCACCGCGCCAGCGAGTGGAACACCTGCTTGTGCAGGCCCGGCCCGCCGTCCGCAGCCTGCTCATACACGGGCGCAGTGAGCAGGCGGATGAGCTCGGCGTAGTCCACGCACGGCGGCCGGGTCCCCACCAGGGCCTGCAGGAAGCCTTCGGCAGCCGCCAGCACGCCTGCCGGCAGCAGAGGCGACCGGAGCAACCGGAGCAGCTCCGAGAGCACAGGGCCGCTGACCTCCGCCAGAGAGGCCGGCTGCGCCTGGGTCACCGTGGCGAGGAAGTCCACGGCCAGCTGGGCCACGTGCATGTCGCTCTCGCTGACCAGTGCTGGCAGCTCGGCCAGCACGGCCCGCACAGCGGAGGGCGGGAGGCCgagcccctggctctgggccaGGGCGTCCAAGGCAGCCAGCGTGGCCAGCCGCAGGGCCCGCTGATTCTTGCGCAAGAATGAGGCCAGGATGGGCAGCGCCTCGGCCAGGATGGGCTGCAGGTCAAGCCGCAGCGGGGACACGGCCACCAGCGTGAGCGCCTTGATGGCGGGCAGCCGCGTGATCTCATTCCGCAGGCGGTCCAGGAGGAGGGATAACGTGGGCTGCAGGTCGTCCCCGAGCCGGTCGCCCAGGTGGGCCAGGAGGTGGCCCGTGCAGGAGATGGCCCGCTCCTTCACCTCCTGGTCCAGGTCGGTGGCACGGAGCCGCGCCAGAGTGGCCGCAGACATCTCCCCGACGTACGGCTCGGGGTCCAGCATCCGGGGCCTGTCTAGAGGCCACAGGGCCCGCACcagctcctgcagcaccagcaaggCCTCGGCTGCGATCTTGTAGAAAGGGTCACCCACACAGGCCGTCAcagggggcaggagggtgggcaggtgcaggtggaaGGCCTCAGCTGGCTCCGtgcccagcagcccctgcaggaAGGCCAGCGCGTCCATCCGGATGCTGGAAGAGCTGGAGCGGTCGGCCAGGGAGAAGACAATGCCTGGAACGCGGGGAGGGGAACATGGCAACGGTTCCCCACCTAACGCAGCCCTACCTggaagcagggccagggccagagctggacacAGCACCTAAGCTCTTATGTACAGGGCTCCCCGGGGTCAGTGcctggccagcagccaggggtgAAGCAACCGAGGCCAAGGGACTCACTCGAAACCAGGCAGCAGGGCTTGGAATTAGCCTCGCTCTCACTGCTGGCCGAGGGGAGCACCCAGCTGTGGAACAGGGGCTCGGCTTGGAACTGGGGTGCAGACTCTTGGGGACTAGGGCTCAACGCAGatctgggggctggaggaggcccCTGCCCGCGGGCTCCCCATCGCAGCCCCACCTACCTGACACCAGCACGGGCATGTGCTCCGCCAGGCTGCCCGGGACGACGCCCGCCAGCTCGCCCAGGAGGCTGAAGCAGCCCTGCCGGCATCGGACGCTCCGGTCTTTCAGGTGCCGCTGCAGGGCCTTCATCACGACGGGCACCTGTTGGCGGGCGGGCAAGGTCAGGGGCCCCCGTGCAACCTCTCAGCCCACCCACAGCCAGAAGGCTCTGCCCAGGCCGGGTCCCCGGGGGCAGGCCGGCATGGAGAGGGTGTCTCCCGGGCAGTCATCGCCGACTCCACGCTGGACGCTACATCATCCCCTGCACAGCCCGGCAGGGGAGCACTAATCTCATGTCCACCACACAGGGCCAGAGCGGGCAGTATCTGCCCAGGTCACCGGGACAGTCCGGCTCTCACCACTACACtccagagagaggcaggagcccaactgGCCCCAGCATGGAGCCCTTCCTTCCTTGGCCGTGACTGTGTCCCCAGAGGAGCTCCCAAACGCAGCCCCAAGGACCAGTCCCACGCCTGCATCTCCACCACCTGCCTCCCTGACATCGCCACCCAGGCACTGCTGCGGCTTGGCTGTGGTTTAAGGGAGTCCCCTCAAAGGGTCACGTGTTGGAAGCTGGCAGTGTTGGGAGGCGGTGGCCCCTTTAAAAGGCGGAGCCTACGGGGAGGTCACTGAGGGTATCAACCTTGGGAAAGTAGTTTCCAAGAGAGAATTGTTAGAACCAGGCTGGCCCTTCTCTCCCATCTGGCTTCCCGCCTGCCACGGGATCCGTTTTCTCAGCCACCATCACATGATGTCTGCAAGGGAGCACTCCTAAGACCTGGCACCACGCTGGCTAGACTGTGCGCCTATGCTGCAGACCAACCTCTCATCTCTACGAattacccagcctcagctgtttcaTTAGAGAGGGAAAATGGTCAACACAGCATCCATGGAGGCTTCCAGTAAAACACACTCCACTCTCCTTTCCCTGGCCCCGAGCAGCGCACGTCAGGCTTCAGCCAGAAGCCCACGGCCACAcgacccctccctgccctgtcccaCTTCTCTGCATCCCCCGTCTGCCACCGTGCCTAGCAAAGCACCCTCCTGTCACCGGCGCCAGCTGTGGGTGCTCGAGCCATTAGGGTCCATTCCCCACACGGCCGCCAGAGGGCGCTCTCAGCAACAGCAATCGGATCCCCTACTCCTAAGGTTTCCAGTGCTCGCGGAACGCAACGAACTGGTCCCCTCGGCCTGGCAGCCCCAAGACTGTACCCAGGGGCACGGACTCCACCCTTTAGTGGGTGGGGGATGCAGTGGGCGGCCGGGCAGAGGGAGGGCGGGGAGTAGGGGTGCAGGCGCAGCCCACCTGTCCCCGCAGCATGTGGAGGTTGCTGCCGGTCTGGGTGGGCTCCTCCACGGCCTGCAGCCAGCCCTTGGGGGGCCGCGTCTGCCGCAGCAGCACCACGTAAGCCCCGAAGACGTCGGCCTTCACGTTCTCCTCGCGCTCCTTGAAGCGGCGGATGAGCGCAGGGCCTAGTGTGCGGTGGAACTCGGGCAGCAGGTCCGGCCGCGAGCCGATGAGCGCCGCCAAGCACTTGGCCGCCGCGCGGCGCACCTTCCAGCTCATGTCGTCATCGTCGCTGTACTCGTCCTCGCTTTCTGGGTGGGGACAGGGGGCGGCTcaggggagggctgcagggagCCACGGTCCCTGATCGGTGGTTCCTCCCCGCGGGCACTGT of Oryctolagus cuniculus chromosome 10, mOryCun1.1, whole genome shotgun sequence contains these proteins:
- the CAND2 gene encoding cullin-associated NEDD8-dissociated protein 2, translating into MSTAAFHIASLLEKMTSSDKDFRFMATSDLMSELQKDSIQLDEDSERKVVKMLLRLLEDKNGEVQNLAVKCLGPLVGKVKEYQVETIVDALCANMRSDKEQLRDIAGIGLKTVLSELPPAATGSGLASNVCRKITGQLTCAITQQEDVAVQLEALDILSDMLSRLGAPLGAFHASLLHCLLPQLSSPRLAVRKRAVVALGHLAAACNTDLFVELADHLLDRLPGPRAPASPAAIRTLIQCLGSVGRQAGHRLGAHLDRLVPLVEAFCQLDDDELRESCLQAFEAFLRKCPKEMGPHVPSVTGLCLECLQHDPNYSYDSDGEEEQMETEDSDFSEQESEDEYSDDDDMSWKVRRAAAKCLAALIGSRPDLLPEFHRTLGPALIRRFKEREENVKADVFGAYVVLLRQTRPPKGWLQAVEEPTQTGSNLHMLRGQVPVVMKALQRHLKDRSVRCRQGCFSLLGELAGVVPGSLAEHMPVLVSGIVFSLADRSSSSSIRMDALAFLQGLLGTEPAEAFHLHLPTLLPPVTACVGDPFYKIAAEALLVLQELVRALWPLDRPRMLDPEPYVGEMSAATLARLRATDLDQEVKERAISCTGHLLAHLGDRLGDDLQPTLSLLLDRLRNEITRLPAIKALTLVAVSPLRLDLQPILAEALPILASFLRKNQRALRLATLAALDALAQSQGLGLPPSAVRAVLAELPALVSESDMHVAQLAVDFLATVTQAQPASLAEVSGPVLSELLRLLRSPLLPAGVLAAAEGFLQALVGTRPPCVDYAELIRLLTAPVYEQAADGGPGLHKQVFHSLARCVAALSAACPQEAAGTASRLVSDARSPRSSPAVKVLAFLSLAEVGQMAGPGPQRELKTVLVEALGSPSEDVRAAASYALGRVGAGNLPDFLPFLLAQIEAEPRRQYLLLHSLREALGAAQPDSLKPYAEDIWALLFQRCEGAEEGTRGVVAECIGKLVLVNPPFLLPRFRKQLAAGQPHTRSTVITAVKFLISDQPHPIDPLLKSFVGEFMESLQDPDLNVRRATLAFFNSAVHNKPSLVRDLLGDILPLLYQETKVRRDLIREVEMGPFKHTVDDGLDVRKAAFECMYSLLESCLGQLDICEFLNHVEDGLKDHYDIRMLTFIMLARLATLCPAPVLQRVDRLIEPLRATCTAKVKAGSVKQEFEKQDELKRSAMRAVAALLTIPEVGKSPIMADFSSQIRSNPELNTLFESIQKDSASAPGTDSMELS